One genomic window of Choristoneura fumiferana chromosome 14, NRCan_CFum_1, whole genome shotgun sequence includes the following:
- the LOC141435379 gene encoding uncharacterized protein isoform X1, whose protein sequence is MGFTKILLSVLFLCREVKPNQEVMDRISNVLRVEARYCVEKEGLAWELEDEISHFWEDTFHPDTAVACMFECILRRLKIINFSGGISPPRMSFFFLRLCGADDETMKRVAITMANDCPGTAVGCDGARAYIMCFREQYFNREKVTVGDSFTLRGVNGFGVLPYVVQ, encoded by the exons ATGGGtttcacaaaaatattgttGAGTGTTTTGTTTCTGTGCCGAGAAGTGAAGCCAAATCAGGAAGTTATGGATCGAATTTCAAATGTGCTTAGAGTTGAAGCACGATATTGCGTGGAAAAG GAGGGATTAGCATGGGAACTTGAAGATGAAATAAGTCACTTTTGGGAAGACACTTTTCATCCAGATACTGCAGTTGCATGCATGTTTGAATGTATTTTAAGAAGACTTAAGATCATCAACTTCAGTGGCGGCATATCACCACCACGCATGAGCTTCTTCTTTTTAAGATTATGTGGAGCTG ATGACGAAACCATGAAGCGGGTGGCAATTACCATGGCCAACGACTGCCCGGGCACGGCTGTGGGATGCGACGGTGCGCGTGCATACATTATGTGCTTTCGCGAACAGTACTTTAACAGGGAGAAGGTCACGGTAGGGGACAGCTTCACCCTACGTGGAGTGAATGGATTTGGTGTATTACCCTATGTCGTTCAGTAA
- the LOC141435384 gene encoding general odorant-binding protein 2-like → MVEMIFTKILLSVLFLCRAVMAGKDLKENIMTKGQEVANHCVKKNGFKKEVAEQGEHFWDEDFKPAPDTGCLVECMLQSYGIVDSNGNFDISRCQDFYLEIGADADKEKQLKDSMANCPYTVKGCDQALEYAMCFRRQYLKLFP, encoded by the exons ATGGTAGAAatgattttcacaaaaatattattgagtgttttgtttctttgtcGAGCAGTTATGGCAGGCAAAGATCTGAAGGAAAACATAATGACTAAAGGTCAAGAAGTAGCCAATCACTGCGTAAAAAAG AACGGATTTAAAAAGGAAGTTGCCGAGCAGGGAGAGCACTTTTGGGACGAGGATTTCAAACCAGCTCCTGACACTGGGTGCCTGGTTGAATGCATGTTACAAAGCTATGGGATCGTGGACTCTAACGGCAATTTTGATATTAGCAGATGCCAAGATTTTTATCTGGAAATTGGAGCTG ATGCGGATAAAGAGAAACAGTTAAAAGACTCCATGGCCAACTGCCCGTACACGGTCAAAGGATGCGATCAAGCTCTTGAATACGCTATGTGCTTTCGCCGCCAGTACTTGAAATTGTTCCCGTAG
- the LOC141435382 gene encoding uncharacterized protein isoform X1 has translation MEEMIFTKILLSFLFLCRAVKADDLLMRKVSAKIELGAKICIEEHGFKKEVADQTKLFWDEDFKPTPEVGCLYECILRVIEITDIHGNLNFKKINYLYRNSGTDADTEKKLRDAMAANCAFKVKGCAAALEFAMCFRRQYLNLRPQPHVRI, from the exons ATGGAAGAAATGATTTTCACTAAAATATTATTGAGTtttttgtttctgtgtcgaGCAGTTAAGGCAGACGACTTATTAATGAGAAAGGTATCGGCTAAGATTGAACTTGGAGCGAAAATTTGCATAGAAGAG CACGGATTTAAAAAGGAAGTTGCCGACCAGACAAAGCTCTTTTGGGACGAGGATTTCAAACCAACTCCTGAAGTTGGATGCCTGTATGAATGCATATTAAGAGTAATAGAGATCACCGACATTCATGGAAatctaaactttaaaaaaatcaattatttatatCGAAATAGTGGAACTG ATGCGGATACAGAGAAAAAGTTAAGAGACGCAATGGCCGCCAACTGCGCGTTCAAGGTCAAGGGATGCGCTGCAGCTCTTGAATTCGCTATGTGCTTTCGCCGCCAGTACTTGAACCTGCGCCCGCAGCCGCATGTCCGAATTTAA
- the LOC141435382 gene encoding uncharacterized protein isoform X2: protein MEEMIFTKILLSFLFLCRAVKADDLLMRKVSAKIELGAKICIEEHGFKKEVADQTKLFWDEDFKPTPEVGCLCGYREKVKRRNGRQLRVQGQGMRCSS from the exons ATGGAAGAAATGATTTTCACTAAAATATTATTGAGTtttttgtttctgtgtcgaGCAGTTAAGGCAGACGACTTATTAATGAGAAAGGTATCGGCTAAGATTGAACTTGGAGCGAAAATTTGCATAGAAGAG CACGGATTTAAAAAGGAAGTTGCCGACCAGACAAAGCTCTTTTGGGACGAGGATTTCAAACCAACTCCTGAAGTTGGATGCCT ATGCGGATACAGAGAAAAAGTTAAGAGACGCAATGGCCGCCAACTGCGCGTTCAAGGTCAAGGGATGCGCTGCAGCTCTTGA